From a region of the Paraburkholderia caribensis genome:
- a CDS encoding efflux RND transporter periplasmic adaptor subunit, with product MKRNRIRSASLIAVATLAAAAVLAGAFWPKPVVVDTAQVSRGALRVTIDEDGEIRAHDRYVVTAPITGRLLRVTMREGDHVRAGQVIAVLVPVPMTPGESAEQRAHVESAEAAYGEAQAHVDHVRADLEQAHREYQRGKALIEYGGISKQGLEQLRVAEASGMSDLDAARARATSAAAEVRAAKANLRALEAGQPVEVRAPVDAVLLRVDERNERVVSAGAAVMVLADPSRYEVVVDVLSTDAVKISPGMRMSVEDWGGAVPIDAKVRVVEPGAFTKVSALGVEEQRVHVIADLSGPPGRLNDGYRVQGRIVVWERSDVIKLPIGALFRCGEQWCVFTVERKRAIQHVVQIGQRNSEEAEMLDGPDGNQIVIVYPPGTLTNNARVLPR from the coding sequence ATGAAGCGCAACCGGATTCGGTCGGCCTCACTGATCGCTGTCGCGACGCTTGCAGCTGCCGCGGTCTTGGCGGGCGCGTTCTGGCCGAAACCGGTCGTTGTCGATACGGCACAGGTGAGCCGGGGAGCGCTTCGCGTCACGATCGACGAGGACGGGGAAATCCGGGCACATGACCGCTATGTCGTCACGGCGCCGATTACCGGCCGCCTGCTGCGCGTCACCATGCGCGAAGGCGATCATGTGCGTGCGGGACAGGTGATCGCGGTGCTGGTGCCCGTCCCTATGACGCCCGGTGAAAGTGCGGAGCAGCGTGCCCATGTGGAGTCGGCGGAAGCCGCTTATGGGGAGGCTCAGGCGCACGTCGATCATGTTCGTGCCGATCTCGAGCAGGCGCACAGGGAGTATCAGAGAGGCAAGGCATTGATCGAATATGGCGGCATCTCGAAGCAGGGGCTGGAACAACTCCGCGTCGCCGAAGCATCGGGCATGAGCGATCTCGATGCGGCCCGCGCGCGTGCGACATCTGCGGCAGCAGAAGTGCGAGCCGCGAAGGCGAATCTGAGAGCACTGGAAGCCGGACAGCCCGTGGAAGTCCGCGCTCCTGTCGATGCCGTGCTCCTGCGGGTTGACGAACGGAACGAACGGGTCGTGTCGGCCGGCGCTGCCGTGATGGTGCTCGCTGATCCATCGCGCTATGAAGTCGTCGTTGATGTGCTCTCAACGGACGCCGTCAAGATCAGTCCCGGGATGCGCATGTCAGTCGAGGACTGGGGCGGAGCTGTGCCAATCGATGCGAAAGTGCGGGTGGTCGAGCCGGGCGCTTTTACCAAGGTTTCGGCGCTGGGGGTTGAAGAGCAGCGGGTGCATGTCATCGCGGACCTGTCGGGTCCCCCGGGCCGGCTGAACGACGGGTATCGGGTTCAGGGCAGGATTGTGGTCTGGGAACGATCTGACGTGATAAAACTTCCCATCGGCGCGCTATTCCGTTGTGGGGAGCAATGGTGCGTTTTCACCGTCGAGCGCAAGCGAGCTATACAGCATGTTGTGCAAATCGGACAGCGCAATTCCGAAGAAGCGGAGATGCTCGACGGTCCTGACGGCAATCAGATCGTGATCGTATATCCACCCGGCACTCTGACAAATAATGCCCGAGTTCTGCCACGCTAG
- a CDS encoding ABC transporter permease, whose protein sequence is MLIVACGVATFVAMRTTYLSLLTAQQDYYVSYRFAELFVTLKRAPIAVASRIASLPGVARVDPRVVSDVTLDVPGLDEPATGHLVSIPEFSWPVLNLLHLRSGRYVSPGRDDEVLMSAAFAEANNLDVGQHVGAVLNGRWKELKIVGIALSPEYVYEAGAGSIFPDNRHYGVIWMGRDAASAAFNMDGAFNDLAIALDNSSRVSDVIARVDRELARYGGLGAITREDQLSHRFISDEIAQNRTTSTYVPAIFFCVAMFLLQSLLSRLIDTQRTQIGLMKAFGYGNARVALHYLHMASLIAAVGTAIGVAAGLGLGSYLTDMYARYYRFARLEYQADGSVMISVIAVSFVTAAAGTAASVAKAGRLMPVEALRPVLPPAFAAGWAERTGMFRHLSVTGRMVVRNIARQPVKSALSCLAIASASAILVIGGFFFDAIDYLFDVQFQRVERQDVTITFAQPLSHRALFALESLPGVLTVEPFRDVPVRLSYGYRSRRINLSGISTTAAMHRLVDEQGRPLRVPPDGMLISSQLADALGLRAGDRITVELLEGKRQTRQVMVTGKVGELVGIRAYMDQHSLARLLDESGNWSGAWLQTDARALEPLYGTLKRMPAVNTVAVRQTVIDSFRKIMDESVRLSTTINFVFACIIAFGVAFNGMRIAYSERAQQLASLRVLGFTRAEVARILLGEQFVLATASAPIGLLLGYGICALLVRGLATDLYRLPLVIEAPTFAYALLVTAGSVACSGLVVAWKIRRLDIVAVLKARES, encoded by the coding sequence TTACGTGTCTTACCGCTTCGCCGAGCTGTTCGTAACGCTCAAGCGCGCCCCAATCGCAGTCGCATCGCGTATCGCGTCGCTGCCCGGTGTCGCTCGCGTCGATCCGCGCGTCGTGTCTGATGTCACGCTCGACGTGCCCGGTCTCGATGAGCCAGCGACCGGGCATCTCGTCTCGATTCCCGAGTTTTCCTGGCCGGTGCTCAACCTGCTGCATCTGCGAAGTGGCCGATATGTGTCGCCGGGTCGGGACGATGAGGTGCTGATGAGTGCTGCTTTCGCGGAAGCAAACAATCTTGATGTGGGGCAGCACGTCGGGGCTGTATTGAACGGTCGCTGGAAAGAGCTCAAGATCGTCGGTATCGCGCTTTCGCCAGAGTATGTCTATGAAGCAGGAGCCGGGTCCATTTTTCCGGACAATCGGCACTACGGCGTCATCTGGATGGGGCGTGACGCCGCGTCGGCTGCATTCAACATGGATGGGGCGTTCAACGACCTGGCAATCGCACTCGACAACAGCAGCCGGGTATCGGACGTGATCGCCCGGGTCGACCGCGAACTGGCACGCTATGGCGGGCTCGGTGCAATCACGCGTGAAGATCAGTTATCGCATCGCTTCATCTCGGACGAAATCGCACAGAACCGCACCACATCTACGTATGTGCCTGCGATCTTTTTCTGCGTGGCCATGTTTCTGTTACAGAGTTTGCTCAGCAGGCTGATCGATACCCAACGCACACAGATCGGTTTGATGAAGGCATTCGGATACGGAAACGCGCGGGTCGCACTGCACTATCTCCATATGGCCTCGCTGATCGCGGCGGTGGGAACCGCGATCGGCGTGGCAGCCGGGCTCGGGCTCGGATCCTATCTCACGGACATGTACGCGAGATACTATCGCTTTGCCCGTCTCGAGTACCAGGCTGACGGATCAGTCATGATCTCTGTCATTGCCGTAAGTTTCGTCACCGCAGCTGCGGGCACGGCGGCAAGCGTGGCGAAGGCTGGGAGATTGATGCCCGTCGAAGCACTACGACCCGTATTGCCACCCGCATTCGCCGCAGGCTGGGCGGAGCGGACCGGAATGTTCCGGCACCTCAGCGTGACCGGGCGAATGGTTGTGCGCAATATCGCGCGGCAGCCCGTCAAATCTGCGCTTTCCTGTCTTGCGATTGCCAGTGCGAGCGCGATCCTCGTGATAGGGGGATTCTTTTTCGATGCTATCGATTATCTCTTCGATGTGCAGTTTCAACGCGTTGAACGTCAGGACGTGACCATCACTTTTGCACAGCCACTGTCGCATCGGGCATTGTTCGCGCTCGAAAGCTTGCCCGGCGTGTTGACGGTCGAGCCGTTTCGCGATGTGCCGGTCAGACTCTCCTATGGATACCGCTCTCGCCGGATCAACCTCAGCGGAATCTCGACGACGGCAGCTATGCATCGCCTTGTCGATGAACAGGGGCGGCCGTTGCGCGTGCCCCCGGACGGGATGCTGATCTCGTCACAACTCGCGGACGCGCTGGGACTGCGCGCAGGTGACAGGATCACGGTGGAGTTACTCGAGGGCAAGCGCCAGACGCGACAGGTGATGGTGACGGGTAAGGTCGGAGAGCTGGTCGGCATTCGGGCGTACATGGATCAGCATTCCCTTGCGCGGCTGCTTGACGAGAGCGGCAACTGGTCAGGGGCGTGGCTGCAGACTGACGCGCGCGCGCTGGAGCCCCTGTACGGCACGCTCAAGCGTATGCCGGCCGTCAATACGGTGGCCGTCCGGCAAACGGTAATAGACAGTTTCCGCAAGATCATGGACGAAAGCGTGCGTCTTTCGACCACAATCAATTTTGTGTTCGCCTGCATCATCGCCTTCGGGGTTGCTTTCAACGGGATGCGTATCGCCTATTCGGAACGCGCACAGCAACTGGCATCGTTGCGCGTACTTGGCTTCACTCGCGCAGAAGTCGCCCGGATCCTCCTTGGCGAACAATTCGTGCTCGCTACGGCATCAGCGCCTATCGGCCTGTTGCTCGGATATGGCATCTGCGCGTTGCTGGTCCGAGGCCTGGCCACCGATCTGTACCGTCTGCCGCTTGTCATCGAAGCTCCGACGTTCGCGTACGCGCTACTCGTCACCGCCGGCTCGGTGGCTTGCTCCGGATTGGTCGTGGCGTGGAAGATCAGGCGCCTCGATATCGTCGCGGTCCTCAAGGCGCGCGAATCATGA